Proteins from a genomic interval of Ferrovibrio terrae:
- the recR gene encoding recombination mediator RecR, translated as MAGPEIERLIQLLARLPGLGPRSARRAVLHLLKKKDTLLVPLAATLREVGETVHACDTCGNLDSRNPCGICTDSRRDEALLCVVESVADLWALERAGVFRGRYHVLGGTLSALDGVGPDDLNVDGLIARMQSGKVREVIIATNATVEGQTTAHYITDRLASQNVQISRLAHGVPVGGELDYLDDGTLGAALKARRPL; from the coding sequence ATGGCCGGACCGGAAATCGAGCGGCTGATCCAGCTGCTGGCGCGTTTACCCGGACTTGGTCCGAGGTCTGCACGACGAGCCGTGCTGCATCTGCTCAAGAAAAAAGACACGCTGCTGGTGCCGCTGGCCGCGACCTTGCGCGAGGTCGGCGAGACAGTGCATGCCTGCGACACCTGCGGCAATCTCGACAGCCGGAATCCCTGTGGCATCTGCACGGATTCGCGCCGTGACGAAGCTTTGCTGTGCGTGGTGGAAAGTGTGGCTGATCTCTGGGCGCTGGAACGCGCCGGCGTGTTCCGTGGCCGGTACCATGTTCTTGGCGGCACGCTGTCTGCTTTGGACGGTGTCGGACCGGACGATCTCAATGTCGATGGTCTGATCGCGCGTATGCAAAGCGGAAAAGTTCGCGAAGTGATCATCGCCACCAATGCCACCGTCGAGGGGCAGACCACGGCGCATTACATCACCGACCGGCTCGCCAGCCAGAATGTGCAGATCAGCCGGCTCGCGCATGGTGTCCCGGTCGGCGGCGAACTGGATTACCTCGATGACGGCACCCTGGGCGCCGCGCTGAAAGCGCGTCGCCCGCTTTAG
- a CDS encoding YbaB/EbfC family nucleoid-associated protein yields MKNLGNMLKQAQQMQAKMQEMQAELEAREVQGAAGGGMVTVTLNGKSELKSITIDPALMKEDEREVLEDLIKAAHADAKTRVEREMAEQMQKLTAGMPLPPGMKLPF; encoded by the coding sequence ATGAAGAATCTCGGCAACATGCTGAAGCAGGCCCAGCAGATGCAGGCCAAGATGCAGGAAATGCAGGCCGAGCTGGAAGCGCGCGAAGTACAGGGCGCAGCCGGCGGCGGCATGGTGACCGTGACGCTGAACGGCAAGAGCGAGCTGAAAAGCATCACCATCGATCCCGCGCTGATGAAGGAAGACGAGCGCGAGGTGCTGGAAGACCTGATCAAGGCCGCCCATGCTGATGCCAAGACCCGCGTCGAACGCGAAATGGCCGAGCAGATGCAGAAGCTGACCGCCGGCATGCCGCTGCCGCCGGGCATGAAACTGCCCTTCTGA
- a CDS encoding DNA polymerase III subunit gamma/tau: MNQPAPYRVLARKYRPSNFAEMIGQDALVRTLTNAIATGRIAQAFILTGVRGVGKTTTARIIARALNCTGADGTGGPTISPCGVCDNCKAIAEDRHPDVFEMDAASRTGIGDIREIIEAVRYAPSMARYKIYIIDEVHMLSTAAFNGLLKTLEEPPPHVKFVFATTEIRKVPVTVLSRCQRFDLKRVEIAVLNAHFKRIAETEAAQIDDDALTLISRAAEGSVRDGLSLLDQAIAHGAGSVNAELVRDMLGLADRGQVFALLDDLLHGRLPEALDNLQAQYRVGADPAVVLQDLLDLTHWLTRVKVIGGTPDDVTLPEAQRNRGRDLAAKLGMPVLARSWQMLLKGLQEVRGAPVPLAAAEMVLVRFAYAADLPSPADLAKEWKEKGGPGVPAPGPRPTGGANSTGGGGGASAGLAVSAQPRAMSVQPAPQPGETVALATMPVNFPAVVALAKDMREGLLAGELVNDVHLVSFELGRIELRLNPGAPHDLPGRLTEKLKLWTGQRWVVSLSKLPGEPTLAEQEQAEDTARRAHAQAHPLVQAVLIAFPGAMLGEVREAVPAVEDTDPAAEDVADGYATDDVDPLDELD, encoded by the coding sequence ATGAATCAGCCGGCGCCTTATCGCGTTCTTGCCCGCAAATACCGCCCGAGCAACTTTGCCGAGATGATCGGCCAGGATGCGCTGGTGCGCACCCTGACCAACGCCATCGCCACCGGGCGTATCGCCCAGGCTTTCATCCTCACCGGCGTACGCGGCGTGGGCAAGACCACCACCGCCCGTATTATCGCGCGCGCGCTGAACTGCACCGGCGCCGATGGCACCGGCGGCCCGACCATTTCGCCCTGCGGCGTCTGCGACAATTGCAAAGCCATTGCTGAAGACCGGCACCCGGACGTCTTCGAGATGGACGCTGCCTCGCGCACCGGCATCGGCGACATTCGCGAGATCATCGAAGCCGTGCGCTATGCGCCGTCGATGGCGCGCTACAAGATTTACATCATCGACGAAGTGCACATGCTCTCCACGGCGGCTTTCAACGGCCTGCTCAAGACGCTGGAAGAGCCGCCGCCGCATGTGAAATTCGTTTTCGCCACCACCGAAATCCGCAAGGTCCCGGTCACGGTGCTGTCGCGCTGCCAGCGCTTCGATCTCAAGCGCGTCGAGATCGCCGTGCTGAACGCGCATTTCAAGCGCATCGCCGAAACGGAAGCCGCGCAGATCGATGACGACGCGCTGACGCTGATTTCGCGCGCCGCCGAAGGTTCGGTACGCGACGGCCTGTCGCTGCTCGACCAGGCGATTGCCCATGGTGCCGGCAGCGTGAATGCCGAACTGGTGCGCGACATGCTGGGACTGGCCGACCGCGGCCAGGTGTTTGCGCTGCTCGATGACCTGTTGCACGGGCGGCTGCCCGAAGCCCTCGATAACTTGCAGGCCCAGTATCGCGTCGGCGCAGATCCGGCCGTGGTGCTGCAGGACCTGCTCGATCTCACCCACTGGCTGACGCGCGTGAAAGTCATCGGCGGCACGCCCGACGATGTGACTCTGCCGGAAGCCCAGCGCAATCGCGGCCGCGACCTTGCGGCCAAGCTCGGCATGCCGGTGCTGGCGCGCAGCTGGCAGATGCTGCTCAAGGGACTGCAGGAAGTGCGCGGCGCGCCCGTTCCTTTAGCGGCAGCCGAAATGGTGCTGGTGCGTTTTGCTTACGCTGCCGATCTGCCCAGCCCGGCCGATCTGGCCAAGGAATGGAAAGAGAAGGGCGGCCCGGGCGTGCCTGCGCCGGGTCCGCGTCCGACAGGGGGCGCCAATAGTACAGGCGGTGGCGGTGGAGCTTCCGCCGGCCTCGCCGTTTCCGCCCAGCCGCGTGCGATGAGCGTGCAGCCTGCGCCGCAGCCCGGCGAGACGGTTGCGCTGGCGACCATGCCGGTGAATTTCCCCGCCGTGGTCGCGCTGGCCAAGGACATGCGCGAAGGCCTGCTCGCCGGCGAACTGGTCAACGACGTGCATCTGGTCAGTTTCGAGCTCGGCCGCATCGAGCTGCGCCTCAATCCGGGCGCGCCGCATGACCTGCCGGGTCGCCTGACCGAAAAGCTTAAATTGTGGACCGGGCAGCGCTGGGTCGTAAGCTTGAGCAAGCTGCCGGGCGAGCCCACTCTGGCCGAGCAGGAACAGGCCGAAGACACCGCGCGCCGCGCGCATGCCCAGGCGCATCCGCTGGTGCAGGCGGTGCTGATCGCGTTTCCCGGCGCGATGCTGGGCGAGGTGCGCGAGGCCGTGCCGGCGGTGGAAGACACCGATCCGGCTGCGGAAGACGTCGCCGACGGTTATGCCACCGACGACGTCGATCCGCTCGACGAACTCGACTGA
- the nudC gene encoding NAD(+) diphosphatase, translated as MVSPEPPTPPQDRRSEARPTRPIGFTGSHLDRAGNPRRKPEWLTGQRQRPDARFLLLRELKALVTITSKPAAIRWLDLAWADAHAALPCIFLGLDENDIPHFALDGDAAAGDESVAGMHGETDKFIDVRSIAALLIPEEAAILAQARSVIDWHQRHRFCAQCGSQTEMAEAGYTRRCLNTDCNAAHFPRTDPVVIMLAVHRDAKTGEEKVLLGRQGRMPPGMYSALAGFMEPGESIEEAVRREIMEESGVITGAVRYLVSQPWPFPSSLMIGCIAEALDDRITVDQDELEDARWFSRAQAAEMLERGKQRLAPTDPPPADNPQNEPWMPPPLSLAHQIAKRWLRGE; from the coding sequence ATGGTTAGCCCCGAGCCCCCAACTCCGCCACAAGACCGCCGCAGCGAAGCGCGCCCCACGCGCCCGATCGGCTTCACCGGATCGCACCTCGACCGTGCCGGCAATCCGCGCCGCAAGCCGGAATGGCTGACCGGCCAGCGCCAGCGCCCGGACGCCCGCTTCCTGCTGCTGCGCGAATTGAAGGCCCTGGTCACGATTACAAGCAAACCAGCTGCGATCCGCTGGCTCGACCTGGCCTGGGCCGATGCGCATGCGGCGCTGCCCTGCATCTTCCTCGGCCTGGATGAAAACGACATTCCGCATTTCGCGCTGGATGGCGATGCCGCCGCTGGCGACGAGAGTGTCGCCGGCATGCATGGCGAGACCGACAAGTTCATCGACGTGCGCTCGATTGCAGCTCTGCTGATCCCCGAGGAAGCCGCGATCCTGGCGCAGGCGCGCAGCGTGATCGACTGGCACCAGCGCCACCGCTTCTGCGCCCAGTGCGGCAGCCAGACCGAGATGGCCGAGGCCGGCTATACCCGGCGCTGCCTCAACACCGATTGCAACGCCGCGCATTTCCCGCGCACCGATCCGGTCGTGATCATGCTGGCCGTGCATCGCGACGCAAAGACCGGTGAAGAAAAAGTGCTGCTCGGCCGCCAGGGCCGCATGCCGCCCGGCATGTATTCGGCGCTGGCCGGCTTCATGGAGCCGGGCGAAAGCATCGAGGAAGCCGTGCGCCGCGAGATCATGGAAGAATCCGGCGTGATCACCGGCGCGGTGCGCTATCTGGTGTCGCAGCCCTGGCCCTTCCCGTCGTCGCTGATGATCGGCTGCATCGCCGAGGCGCTCGACGACCGGATCACGGTCGACCAGGACGAGCTGGAAGACGCGCGCTGGTTCAGCCGCGCGCAGGCCGCCGAAATGCTGGAGCGCGGCAAGCAGCGGCTGGCGCCGACCGATCCGCCGCCGGCCGACAATCCGCAGAACGAGCCCTGGATGCCGCCGCCGCTCAGTCTGGCGCACCAGATCGCCAAGCGCTGGTTGCGAGGCGAATAG
- a CDS encoding DOPA 4,5-dioxygenase family protein, whose protein sequence is MEARKLAEIASYHAHIYFDGPAQRVIAEWIRERVAERFSVQLGRWHDRLVGPHHMPMYQIAFDVAVFPQLVPWLMINRQGLSVLVHPNTDSPYDDHLVHALWLGEALALNPDVLPRKLKAGEELIDPVVPNTAPVMQA, encoded by the coding sequence GTGGAGGCCCGCAAGCTGGCCGAGATCGCCAGCTACCACGCCCATATCTATTTCGATGGGCCGGCGCAGCGCGTGATTGCCGAATGGATCCGCGAGCGTGTGGCCGAGCGCTTTTCCGTTCAGCTGGGGCGCTGGCACGACAGGCTGGTCGGGCCGCATCACATGCCGATGTACCAGATCGCCTTCGATGTGGCGGTGTTCCCGCAGCTGGTGCCCTGGCTGATGATCAACCGGCAGGGCCTCTCCGTGCTGGTGCATCCCAACACCGACAGCCCCTACGACGATCACCTTGTGCATGCGCTGTGGCTGGGCGAGGCGCTGGCGCTCAATCCCGATGTGCTGCCGCGCAAGCTGAAAGCCGGCGAAGAGCTGATCGATCCGGTGGTGCCGAATACGGCGCCAGTGATGCAGGCCTAA
- a CDS encoding alpha/beta fold hydrolase: MQSGRFDLGDLTTQSGETIRGAFLSWKTHGTLNAARDNVVLYPTSYSAQHPDLEWLIGPDGVLDPARWFIVIPDMFGNGLSSSPSNTPDYPKLVRAFDNVQAQRRLLQQQFGIETLHAVYGWSMGAQQAYHWAALFPDVVSRIIVNCGSARTAVHNRIFLASLMATLEAAPEHIGGGRFSAPPKAAIRAFGRIYASWALSQDFYRANLHTTALKAPDLETYYRTDWEERYARRNAADLYAQLRTWDAGDISDNALYNGDLTKALTAIRARVLLMPGVTDLYFRVADNEAELPHLQTADLLPIPSIWGHRAGNPVMNPEDAEFIKVNVRRWLA, encoded by the coding sequence ATGCAATCCGGACGTTTCGATCTGGGCGATCTCACAACGCAATCGGGCGAGACGATAAGGGGCGCCTTCCTCAGCTGGAAGACGCATGGCACGCTGAATGCCGCGCGCGACAATGTCGTGCTCTATCCCACCAGCTATTCGGCGCAGCATCCCGATCTGGAATGGCTGATCGGGCCGGACGGCGTACTCGATCCGGCGCGGTGGTTCATCGTCATCCCGGATATGTTCGGCAACGGCCTGTCGTCCAGCCCGTCCAATACGCCAGATTATCCCAAGCTGGTGCGCGCCTTTGACAACGTGCAGGCCCAGCGGCGTTTGCTGCAACAGCAGTTCGGCATCGAGACGCTTCATGCCGTTTATGGCTGGTCGATGGGCGCGCAGCAGGCCTATCACTGGGCGGCTTTGTTCCCCGATGTCGTGTCACGCATCATCGTGAATTGCGGCAGCGCGCGTACCGCCGTGCATAACCGGATTTTTCTCGCCAGCCTGATGGCCACGCTGGAGGCAGCACCCGAGCATATCGGCGGCGGGCGGTTCAGCGCGCCGCCGAAAGCGGCGATCCGCGCGTTTGGCCGCATCTATGCGAGCTGGGCGCTCAGTCAGGATTTCTACCGCGCCAACCTGCACACGACCGCGCTGAAGGCGCCGGATCTCGAAACCTATTACCGCACCGACTGGGAAGAGCGCTATGCGCGGCGTAACGCCGCCGATCTCTACGCCCAGCTGCGCACCTGGGATGCCGGCGATATCAGCGACAACGCGCTCTACAACGGCGACCTGACCAAAGCGCTGACTGCCATCAGGGCCCGCGTGCTGCTGATGCCGGGCGTGACCGATCTCTATTTCCGCGTCGCCGACAACGAGGCCGAACTGCCGCATCTGCAAACGGCGGACCTGCTGCCGATCCCCAGTATCTGGGGCCATCGTGCCGGCAACCCGGTGATGAACCCGGAAGACGCGGAGTTCATCAAGGTGAATGTGCGACGCTGGCTGGCTTAG
- the meaB gene encoding methylmalonyl Co-A mutase-associated GTPase MeaB, translating into MSARRTVDPDQLAEQLLSGDRRALARAITLVESRHEADRAAADTLLQKILPHTGKAIRIGISGTPGVGKSSFIERFGLYLTAQKKKVAVLAIDPSSTLSGGSILGDKTRMEQLVRDPNAFIRPSPSSGSLGGVARRTREAMLLAEAAGFDVVLVETVGVGQSETTVAEMVDIFLLLLAPGGGDDLQGIKRGIMELADVVVINKADGDLLPKARLAAADYRMALHLMRPRHTDWQPQVQMASALLNEGIDAVWTTIEDFRSKLEKSGALQAQRRHQAEGWLWRELQDGLLDWLKQDAAVASELPKLQKAVGAGKATPHAAAKKILGLLGK; encoded by the coding sequence ATGTCCGCGCGCCGCACCGTTGATCCCGACCAGCTTGCCGAGCAGCTGCTCAGCGGCGACCGTCGCGCGCTGGCCCGCGCCATCACCCTGGTGGAATCGCGCCACGAGGCCGACCGCGCCGCCGCCGACACGCTGCTGCAGAAGATTCTTCCCCATACCGGCAAGGCGATCCGCATCGGCATTTCGGGTACGCCCGGTGTCGGAAAATCCAGTTTCATCGAACGCTTCGGCCTCTATCTCACCGCGCAGAAGAAAAAGGTCGCGGTGCTCGCCATCGATCCGTCCTCCACGCTGTCGGGCGGCTCGATCCTCGGCGACAAGACGCGCATGGAGCAGCTCGTCCGCGACCCCAATGCCTTCATCCGGCCCTCGCCCTCCAGCGGTTCGCTCGGCGGCGTGGCCCGGCGCACGCGCGAGGCCATGCTGCTGGCCGAGGCCGCCGGCTTCGATGTCGTGCTGGTGGAAACCGTCGGCGTCGGCCAGTCGGAAACCACGGTGGCCGAGATGGTCGATATCTTCCTGCTGCTGCTGGCGCCGGGTGGCGGCGACGACCTGCAGGGCATCAAGCGCGGCATCATGGAACTGGCCGATGTGGTCGTGATCAACAAGGCCGATGGCGACCTGCTGCCCAAGGCGCGGCTGGCGGCGGCCGACTACCGCATGGCGTTGCACCTGATGCGGCCGCGCCATACCGACTGGCAGCCGCAGGTGCAGATGGCCTCGGCGCTGCTGAACGAGGGTATCGACGCGGTCTGGACCACGATTGAGGATTTCCGCAGCAAGCTGGAAAAGAGCGGCGCCCTGCAGGCGCAGCGCCGGCACCAGGCCGAAGGCTGGCTGTGGCGCGAATTGCAGGACGGCCTGCTCGACTGGCTGAAGCAGGATGCGGCTGTCGCCAGCGAACTGCCCAAGCTGCAGAAGGCGGTCGGTGCCGGCAAGGCCACGCCGCATGCGGCGGCAAAGAAGATTCTGGGATTGCTGGGGAAGTGA
- a CDS encoding DUF3108 domain-containing protein: MRIVVAVLAGPLLLLPATLALAQPGTVAPLSPIAPPRADVSRAEIGFGLYALGAKGLDMQLTMRRDAEDLQVELAMRTAGMVDWAMRMVMTGQSAARITQDGRVMPVRYTTDSDGTWSKRLTRMSWGADGLPVAEVFPPNDEDDREEVPDLLKRDTLDPTMALVSRVLRGGPDAASAPPCEGSDAIYDGRRRYNLHFSPLGPETLKPHNRTSFSGTAFKCMVKLEPVAGYSRKYMAEWSEKDEQPTYIWLAQPPGFSAWLPVQMEGSSRMAAAKTWINSAKLNGQDWLKPVGFVRADVPNTVTQ, translated from the coding sequence ATGCGCATCGTTGTCGCCGTCCTTGCCGGACCGCTGCTGCTGTTGCCCGCGACATTGGCGCTGGCGCAGCCGGGCACGGTTGCGCCGCTGTCTCCGATCGCACCCCCGAGAGCCGATGTCAGCCGCGCCGAAATCGGCTTCGGCCTTTATGCGCTGGGCGCCAAGGGGCTGGACATGCAGCTCACGATGCGGCGCGACGCTGAAGATTTACAGGTCGAACTGGCGATGCGCACCGCCGGCATGGTCGACTGGGCCATGCGCATGGTGATGACCGGCCAGTCGGCCGCGCGCATTACCCAGGACGGCCGCGTGATGCCGGTGCGCTATACCACCGACAGCGACGGCACCTGGTCGAAGCGGCTGACGCGCATGAGCTGGGGCGCCGATGGCCTGCCGGTGGCCGAGGTGTTTCCCCCCAATGACGAGGACGATCGCGAAGAGGTGCCCGACCTGCTCAAGCGCGATACGCTCGATCCGACCATGGCGCTGGTGTCGCGCGTGCTGCGCGGCGGACCGGATGCTGCGTCTGCGCCGCCCTGCGAGGGCAGCGACGCGATCTATGACGGCCGGCGCCGCTATAACCTGCATTTCTCGCCGCTCGGGCCGGAAACACTCAAGCCGCATAACCGCACGTCCTTCAGCGGCACGGCCTTCAAATGCATGGTGAAACTGGAGCCCGTCGCCGGCTACAGCCGCAAATACATGGCAGAGTGGAGCGAGAAGGACGAGCAGCCGACGTATATCTGGCTGGCCCAGCCGCCGGGTTTCAGCGCCTGGCTGCCGGTGCAGATGGAAGGCAGCTCGCGCATGGCCGCCGCCAAGACCTGGATCAACAGCGCAAAGCTGAACGGGCAGGACTGGCTGAAGCCGGTGGGTTTCGTCCGGGCCGATGTTCCGAATACCGTGACCCAGTGA
- a CDS encoding response regulator — protein sequence MTKTGPRKILVADDATVGRAVFEKLLTALGYAPVFARDGRDAINLFIEMPDIAAILMDVRMPGLNGIKATHEIRYSGGPRGMSVPIIGITAADGPEVRRECLATGMNEVLVKPLDPRALVEALRRLVH from the coding sequence GTGACCAAGACCGGGCCCCGCAAGATTCTGGTCGCCGACGATGCCACGGTGGGGCGCGCGGTCTTTGAAAAGCTGCTGACCGCGCTGGGCTACGCGCCGGTCTTTGCCCGCGACGGCCGCGACGCCATCAACCTGTTCATCGAAATGCCCGACATCGCCGCCATCCTGATGGATGTGCGCATGCCCGGCCTGAACGGGATCAAGGCGACCCACGAAATCCGCTATTCCGGCGGCCCGCGCGGCATGAGCGTGCCGATCATCGGGATTACGGCCGCCGACGGCCCCGAGGTGCGGCGGGAATGCCTGGCGACCGGCATGAACGAGGTGCTGGTCAAACCGCTCGATCCCCGGGCGCTGGTCGAGGCGCTGCGGCGATTAGTACATTAA
- the ffh gene encoding signal recognition particle protein, with product MFETLSGKLGDVFERLRKRGALTESDVSEALREVRVALLEADVALPVVKTFIDGVKSRAVGQDVLRSVTPGQQVIKIVHDHLVEMLGGEAGAEDESGINLNAVPPVPVLMVGLQGSGKTTSTAKIALRLMNKERKKVLMASLDVYRPAAQEQLKILGEQNSIPVLPIVAGQMPVDIAKRALQAAKLGGYDVVMLDTAGRLHVDETLMLEVAAVRDAVQPHETLLVADSLTGQDAVNVAKSFNERVGVTGIVLTRVDGDGRGGAALSMRAVTGKPIKLIGVGEKVDALEPFHPQRIAQRILGMGDIVSLVEKAAETIEKEEAERLAARVQKGQFDLNDMASQLKQLRKMGGMSGVMNLLPGVGKVKQQMAAANVDESVLKRQEAIIGSMTKDERSNPKVIHASRKKRIAAGSGTSVQDVNKLLKQHLQMADMMKRMSKLGQKGFMRSMGAMLPGMPGMPKLH from the coding sequence ATGTTCGAAACTCTGAGCGGCAAACTGGGAGACGTCTTCGAGCGGCTGCGCAAGCGCGGCGCGCTGACGGAGTCCGATGTCTCCGAGGCGCTGCGCGAGGTCCGTGTCGCCCTGCTGGAAGCCGACGTCGCGCTTCCCGTGGTCAAGACCTTCATCGACGGCGTGAAGTCCAGGGCCGTCGGCCAGGACGTGCTGCGGTCGGTCACGCCGGGCCAGCAGGTCATCAAGATCGTCCACGATCATCTCGTGGAAATGCTCGGCGGCGAAGCCGGCGCCGAGGATGAGTCCGGCATCAACCTGAATGCCGTGCCGCCCGTGCCCGTCCTCATGGTCGGTCTGCAGGGTTCGGGCAAGACCACCTCGACGGCGAAGATCGCGCTGCGCCTGATGAATAAAGAGCGCAAGAAGGTGCTGATGGCGTCGCTCGACGTCTATCGCCCGGCCGCGCAGGAACAGCTGAAAATTCTCGGCGAGCAGAACAGCATCCCGGTGCTTCCCATAGTCGCTGGCCAGATGCCGGTCGATATCGCCAAGCGCGCGCTGCAGGCCGCCAAACTCGGCGGCTACGACGTGGTGATGCTGGATACCGCCGGCCGGCTTCACGTTGATGAAACGCTGATGCTGGAAGTCGCCGCGGTGCGCGACGCCGTGCAGCCGCATGAGACGCTGCTGGTCGCCGACAGCCTGACCGGCCAGGATGCCGTGAACGTCGCCAAGAGTTTCAACGAGCGCGTCGGCGTCACCGGTATCGTGCTGACCCGTGTCGACGGCGATGGCCGCGGCGGTGCGGCGCTCTCCATGCGCGCCGTCACCGGCAAGCCGATCAAGCTCATTGGCGTTGGCGAAAAGGTCGACGCCCTCGAGCCGTTCCATCCGCAGCGTATCGCGCAGCGCATCCTCGGCATGGGCGACATCGTCAGCCTGGTCGAGAAGGCCGCCGAGACGATCGAGAAGGAAGAGGCCGAGCGCCTGGCGGCCCGCGTACAGAAGGGCCAGTTCGACCTGAACGACATGGCCAGCCAGCTGAAGCAGCTGCGCAAGATGGGCGGCATGTCGGGCGTGATGAACCTGCTGCCCGGCGTGGGCAAGGTGAAGCAGCAGATGGCCGCCGCCAATGTCGATGAGAGCGTGCTGAAGCGTCAGGAAGCCATCATCGGCTCGATGACCAAGGACGAACGCAGCAATCCCAAGGTGATCCACGCCTCGCGCAAGAAGCGCATCGCGGCGGGATCGGGCACTTCGGTGCAGGACGTCAACAAGCTGCTGAAGCAGCATCTGCAGATGGCCGACATGATGAAGCGCATGTCGAAGCTGGGGCAGAAAGGTTTCATGCGCAGCATGGGCGCAATGCTGCCGGGGATGCCCGGCATGCCCAAGCTGCACTGA
- the rpsP gene encoding 30S ribosomal protein S16 yields MSVKIRMTRGGAKKRPYYRIVVADSRSPRDGRFIEKIGSYDPMLPKDRERVQLDVERCKYWLSQGAQPSDRVARFFDKAGLVKWAHGTNPEKGKPKAKAQERIKAAEEAAKAAAAKPAEEAAAS; encoded by the coding sequence ATGTCAGTCAAGATCCGCATGACCCGCGGCGGCGCCAAGAAGCGCCCTTACTACCGCATCGTGGTGGCCGACTCGCGCAGCCCGCGCGATGGCCGCTTCATCGAGAAGATCGGTTCGTATGATCCGATGCTGCCGAAGGACCGCGAGCGCGTGCAGCTCGACGTCGAGCGCTGCAAGTACTGGCTGAGCCAGGGCGCCCAGCCGTCCGACCGCGTCGCCCGCTTCTTCGACAAGGCCGGCCTTGTGAAATGGGCCCACGGCACCAACCCGGAAAAGGGCAAGCCGAAGGCGAAGGCCCAGGAGCGTATCAAGGCTGCTGAAGAAGCCGCCAAGGCCGCCGCTGCCAAGCCGGCTGAAGAAGCCGCCGCTTCCTAA
- the rimM gene encoding ribosome maturation factor RimM (Essential for efficient processing of 16S rRNA), producing MSGTLLLGVVIGAQGIQGEVKVKTFTGEPEAVGDYGPLQDATAARTFQLKVLRLSKGDVVIARIKGVEDRNAAEALKGTELYVLRSALPQADEGEFYFADLVGLTAMMSGRVLGSVSAVHNYGAGDMLEVKTDSGRSAMVPFTDDAVPVVDLAAGTVTVEPAFWLGAPETEEDRKDRAEQLAAERAAEQAGG from the coding sequence ATGAGCGGCACTCTTCTGCTGGGCGTCGTGATCGGCGCGCAGGGCATCCAGGGCGAGGTGAAGGTGAAGACCTTCACCGGCGAGCCCGAAGCGGTGGGGGACTATGGCCCCCTGCAGGATGCCACTGCGGCGCGGACGTTCCAGCTGAAGGTGCTGCGCCTGTCGAAAGGCGATGTGGTGATTGCGCGTATCAAGGGCGTCGAGGACCGCAATGCGGCCGAGGCGCTGAAGGGGACGGAGCTCTACGTGTTGCGCTCCGCCCTGCCCCAGGCCGACGAAGGCGAGTTCTACTTCGCAGACCTGGTGGGCCTGACGGCGATGATGTCGGGCCGGGTTCTGGGCAGCGTCAGCGCGGTCCATAACTACGGCGCCGGCGACATGCTGGAGGTGAAAACCGACAGCGGCCGTTCGGCGATGGTACCCTTTACCGACGACGCGGTCCCCGTTGTGGACCTCGCCGCGGGCACGGTGACGGTGGAACCCGCCTTCTGGCTGGGCGCGCCGGAAACCGAGGAGGACCGCAAGGACCGGGCTGAACAGCTCGCAGCCGAGCGGGCGGCCGAACAGGCCGGAGGGTGA
- the trmD gene encoding tRNA (guanosine(37)-N1)-methyltransferase TrmD produces the protein MPWNARILTLYPAMFPGPLGQSLAGRALAEGRWSLTVVDIRDFARDKHRTVDDTPFGGGPGMVMRPDVLANALDATLADAEGEVGGQPLIYFSPRGRRLDQALVHEVKAAGGATLLCGRFEGVDERLLQARPVVEVSLGDFVLSGGEIAAYALLDAVVRLLPGVMGAEESGTEESFADGLLEYPQYTRPQEWGGLAVPDVLLSGHHEKIAAWRREMAEKITAERRPDLWESYRRRKPAGKN, from the coding sequence CTGCCGTGGAATGCGCGGATACTGACGCTGTATCCTGCGATGTTCCCCGGTCCGCTGGGACAGAGTCTGGCCGGGCGCGCTCTCGCAGAGGGCCGCTGGTCGCTGACGGTGGTGGATATTCGCGACTTCGCGCGCGACAAACACCGCACCGTCGACGACACGCCGTTTGGCGGCGGGCCGGGCATGGTGATGCGGCCCGATGTTTTGGCCAATGCGCTGGATGCGACATTGGCTGATGCTGAGGGAGAGGTCGGCGGGCAGCCGCTGATCTATTTCTCGCCGCGCGGCCGGCGCCTGGATCAGGCGCTGGTACACGAGGTGAAGGCGGCAGGTGGAGCAACATTGCTCTGCGGTCGCTTCGAGGGGGTGGATGAGCGCCTGTTGCAGGCGCGCCCCGTTGTCGAGGTCAGCCTCGGCGACTTCGTCCTGTCGGGTGGCGAGATCGCCGCATATGCGCTGCTGGATGCAGTCGTGCGGTTGCTGCCCGGGGTGATGGGTGCCGAAGAGTCCGGCACCGAGGAGAGTTTCGCGGACGGTTTGCTGGAATATCCCCAGTATACCCGACCGCAGGAGTGGGGAGGCCTGGCAGTGCCCGATGTGCTGCTGTCCGGCCACCACGAGAAGATCGCAGCCTGGCGGCGCGAGATGGCGGAAAAGATCACCGCCGAGCGCCGGCCGGACCTGTGGGAGAGTTACCGTCGGCGCAAGCCGGCGGGGAAGAATTGA